A section of the Methanosarcina mazei S-6 genome encodes:
- a CDS encoding methanogenesis marker 14 protein, giving the protein MAMKPRIAESPQVRLIDLKSKPFFIVASVEVGNTTTKCILTATNLDTGRTHIINKVVRMTRDVRPPKPGEAVFGKTLTGVELTREAVAELVKNTLTESVEKASLDIKTDLNFVVRSTGVVAGFDSPEEVGEFIKALADGCLMAGVPPRNMTAPMSISNIPKKFQKYSKLEKVIFDGAVAGVVPPIGSTGVEIVANEMEGELATAGIKEAAKLTDVDFRNPCISIDFGTTLDGRITSSDQPYAKTIGNFCGYAGAIPDAIIRGSKVVDSKVGTALEVFEKQKPPSFITLKMKAKSIEEYSRRIHELITIEKVPRDRKRYGSVPVRPDAAEEIGVILIGCDVGENGSNMGKLSAIGMEVCKSHGLSIVYAVIDEVMAGVVCRLIEVAKKEGLIFEDSTFGVTGRAGITGNKPKLILNCLEKMNLAPKIDERVVFVDDGLARGAAVMARCMNSLGTPQNPLGGRHGGKCILAQRIKMQEK; this is encoded by the coding sequence ATGGCTATGAAACCCAGAATTGCAGAATCTCCTCAGGTTCGTTTGATTGACCTCAAGTCAAAACCATTCTTTATAGTAGCTTCGGTAGAAGTAGGAAATACCACAACCAAATGTATCCTTACAGCCACCAATCTGGATACTGGCAGGACGCACATCATAAATAAAGTCGTGCGTATGACCAGAGATGTCCGTCCTCCAAAACCCGGAGAAGCTGTATTTGGAAAAACACTTACTGGTGTAGAACTTACACGCGAGGCTGTTGCAGAACTTGTTAAGAATACACTTACAGAATCCGTTGAAAAAGCCAGTCTGGACATAAAGACTGACCTTAATTTTGTTGTTCGCTCTACTGGTGTCGTTGCAGGCTTTGATTCTCCTGAAGAAGTCGGCGAATTTATTAAAGCACTGGCAGATGGGTGTCTTATGGCTGGTGTTCCTCCAAGAAATATGACTGCTCCAATGTCCATTTCAAATATCCCTAAAAAATTCCAGAAATACAGTAAACTGGAGAAAGTTATTTTTGATGGGGCAGTTGCCGGGGTTGTGCCCCCAATAGGCTCTACGGGAGTTGAAATTGTCGCAAACGAGATGGAAGGTGAACTTGCAACTGCAGGAATAAAGGAAGCGGCTAAATTGACAGATGTGGATTTCAGGAACCCCTGCATCTCAATTGACTTCGGGACCACCCTTGACGGCAGGATAACAAGTTCTGACCAGCCTTATGCAAAAACAATTGGTAATTTCTGCGGATATGCAGGCGCAATTCCGGACGCCATAATTCGGGGCTCAAAGGTCGTTGATTCGAAAGTAGGAACTGCTCTGGAAGTTTTTGAAAAACAGAAACCGCCTTCTTTCATTACTTTGAAAATGAAAGCTAAATCCATAGAAGAGTATTCAAGGCGTATTCATGAGCTGATAACTATTGAAAAAGTCCCCAGGGATAGAAAGAGATACGGCAGTGTCCCTGTCAGACCCGACGCGGCTGAAGAGATAGGCGTAATACTTATAGGCTGCGATGTGGGTGAGAATGGCTCAAATATGGGAAAACTGAGTGCAATAGGCATGGAAGTCTGTAAAAGCCATGGATTATCGATTGTTTATGCAGTCATTGATGAGGTGATGGCAGGAGTGGTGTGCAGGCTCATAGAGGTTGCAAAGAAAGAAGGCCTTATTTTTGAAGACAGCACTTTCGGAGTTACAGGCAGGGCAGGAATTACCGGGAACAAACCTAAACTGATTTTGAACTGCCTGGAGAAAATGAATCTCGCCCCCAAGATTGATGAGAGAGTGGTCTTTGTCGACGATGGGCTTGCCAGAGGCGCAGCTGTTATGGCACGCTGCATGAACTCTCTGGGAACCCCACAAAATCCGCTTGGTGGCAGGCACGGTGGGAAATGTATCCTTGCCCAGCGGATCAAAATGCAGGAAAAATGA
- a CDS encoding DUF2098 domain-containing protein, protein MDDAKEITAVGRNKKTIKVGDAVKYVNSDTVSRIAEIKKDDQGKVWVLLETTDLWYKEETLEYTDIKPPEKKEQREFTAEELEERFRKERETIQAFDLGKAGGGGAGG, encoded by the coding sequence ATGGACGATGCTAAGGAAATCACAGCGGTAGGGCGGAACAAAAAAACTATCAAAGTGGGAGATGCTGTCAAGTACGTAAATAGCGATACTGTAAGTCGTATTGCCGAGATCAAAAAGGACGACCAGGGGAAAGTCTGGGTCCTGCTCGAAACAACCGATCTATGGTATAAAGAAGAGACTCTGGAATATACTGATATCAAGCCCCCGGAAAAGAAAGAACAAAGAGAATTTACTGCCGAAGAGCTGGAAGAGAGGTTCAGGAAAGAAAGGGAAACGATTCAGGCCTTCGATCTCGGAAAAGCCGGAGGAGGAGGGGCAGGAGGCTAA
- the mptA gene encoding GTP cyclohydrolase MptA, translated as MEKCTFNLPDVQASKPSIAINLTRVGVTNMKKLVEIKRKDKRPIVLISTFDVFVDLPSDRKGANLSRNFEAVDEVLEKVLSTPVYEIEQLCSDIAHNLLGRHEYANQAEVRMKSEYMIRRASPSTGIKCQEVVNIFAEASAVRGNGDRDYFDVKKLIGAEVVGMTACPCAQEIMRDKAATELANLGVERDKIIKFLEKVPMATHNQRGRGIISIKVAHDFDVSLESIIKIIERSMSSSVYEVLKRSDEKVVVETAHMNPKFVEDCVRAMADNVVKEFPNLPDNAVITIKQTNEESIHRHNAFAERVALMGELRKEISQ; from the coding sequence ATGGAAAAGTGTACTTTCAACCTCCCGGATGTCCAGGCCAGCAAACCAAGCATAGCTATCAATCTCACCCGTGTTGGGGTAACAAACATGAAAAAGCTGGTTGAAATCAAAAGAAAGGACAAACGCCCAATAGTATTGATTTCAACTTTTGATGTATTTGTTGACCTGCCCTCGGACCGTAAAGGAGCAAACCTTTCAAGGAACTTTGAAGCTGTAGATGAGGTTCTGGAGAAGGTTCTCAGCACACCGGTATATGAAATAGAACAGTTATGCAGCGACATTGCACATAACCTGCTTGGCCGCCATGAATATGCAAATCAGGCTGAAGTCAGGATGAAGAGCGAATACATGATCAGGCGCGCCTCTCCCTCAACCGGAATCAAGTGCCAGGAAGTAGTTAATATCTTTGCCGAGGCTTCGGCTGTCAGGGGCAACGGCGATAGAGATTACTTTGATGTGAAAAAACTCATAGGCGCTGAAGTTGTGGGAATGACTGCATGCCCCTGCGCCCAGGAGATCATGAGAGATAAAGCTGCAACCGAACTCGCCAATCTCGGGGTTGAAAGGGACAAGATTATAAAGTTCCTGGAAAAAGTCCCCATGGCTACCCATAACCAGCGTGGCAGAGGCATAATTTCAATTAAAGTAGCTCATGATTTTGACGTTTCCCTGGAAAGCATAATAAAAATAATTGAGCGCTCCATGAGTTCAAGCGTTTATGAGGTTCTGAAACGTTCGGACGAAAAAGTCGTTGTGGAAACTGCACACATGAACCCGAAATTTGTGGAAGACTGCGTAAGAGCAATGGCAGACAACGTGGTAAAAGAATTCCCGAACCTTCCTGACAATGCAGTGATCACCATCAAACAGACCAATGAGGAAAGCATACACAGGCACAATGCATTTGCTGAAAGGGTAGCTCTCATGGGAGAACTCAGGAAAGAAATCAGTCAGTAA
- a CDS encoding non-histone chromosomal MC1 family protein, whose product MSNTRNFVLRDEEGNEHGVFTGKQPRQAALKAANRGSGTKSKPDIIRLRERGTKKVHVFKAWKELVAAPKNRPDWMPEKISKPFVKKEKIEKLE is encoded by the coding sequence ATGTCCAACACAAGAAATTTTGTTTTACGAGACGAAGAAGGCAATGAACATGGAGTTTTCACTGGAAAACAGCCTCGGCAGGCTGCTCTGAAAGCTGCAAACCGGGGCTCTGGGACCAAATCCAAACCTGATATCATCCGCCTCAGGGAACGCGGGACAAAGAAGGTGCACGTTTTCAAGGCATGGAAGGAACTTGTCGCAGCTCCGAAAAACAGGCCGGACTGGATGCCTGAGAAAATCAGCAAACCCTTCGTTAAGAAAGAAAAGATCGAAAAACTCGAGTAA
- the argB gene encoding acetylglutamate kinase: MELKRENVLIEALPYMQEFYDSIMVIKVGGNAMVSAQIMEDIIKDIVLLRYVGIKPVIVHGGGPEITEKMERMGKKAEFFQGLRITDDETMEIARMVLVGNINTKIVSLIGLFGGKGVGFTGYDGRMILGHKQAAKHVLIDGVETEVDIGWVGESEVINPEILHIMLEKGYIPVISPIAVDAKGNALNINADTVAGDIAAALHAKKLILMTDVSGLLRNIKDPGSRISRVKLDDIDLLIEEGVISGGMIPKIKGAAVAVKSGVERAHIINGSVSHSMLLELFTDGGVGTMIY, from the coding sequence ATGGAACTCAAAAGAGAGAATGTGCTTATTGAAGCCCTGCCCTATATGCAGGAGTTTTACGATTCAATTATGGTTATCAAAGTGGGTGGAAACGCAATGGTCAGCGCCCAGATCATGGAGGATATCATAAAAGATATCGTCCTTCTGCGTTATGTGGGGATCAAGCCGGTTATTGTACACGGCGGTGGGCCTGAAATCACGGAAAAAATGGAGCGCATGGGCAAAAAAGCTGAGTTCTTCCAGGGACTTCGCATTACGGATGATGAAACCATGGAAATTGCCAGAATGGTTCTGGTAGGAAACATAAATACGAAAATCGTGTCTCTTATTGGTTTATTCGGCGGCAAAGGCGTTGGGTTTACGGGCTATGACGGAAGAATGATCCTTGGCCATAAACAGGCTGCAAAACATGTGCTCATCGACGGTGTGGAGACTGAAGTGGATATCGGCTGGGTTGGAGAAAGTGAGGTCATAAATCCCGAGATCCTCCATATTATGCTTGAAAAAGGGTATATCCCTGTTATTTCCCCTATTGCTGTGGATGCAAAAGGAAATGCCCTTAACATAAATGCGGATACTGTCGCAGGAGATATTGCAGCAGCCCTCCACGCTAAAAAACTTATCCTCATGACCGACGTCTCCGGTCTTCTCAGAAACATAAAAGATCCTGGTAGCCGCATATCACGTGTAAAACTCGACGATATTGACCTCCTTATTGAGGAAGGAGTCATCAGCGGCGGAATGATCCCGAAAATCAAAGGTGCGGCTGTTGCAGTTAAAAGCGGAGTAGAAAGAGCACATATCATAAATGGAAGCGTTTCCCACTCCATGCTTCTTGAACTCTTTACTGACGGCGGAGTCGGGACCATGATTTACTGA
- a CDS encoding archaeosine biosynthesis radical SAM protein RaSEA, translating into MSLNKAVLDIRQRIKVRPSPTDEPAASWTGTDLVDGVQTKTITVIFKSAGCRWGKAGGCTMCGYVYDCASEPPTLEDYKSQLAKALRKAEKFSEFMVKIFTSGSFLDEQEVPPEARDAILKTLQEDSRVIKVLVETRPNFVTEENIQACLSILKNKPFELAFGLETSSDKIRKDSINKGFTFQDFVRAAQTAKTYGVTVKSYLMLKPLFLSEKQAMEDILRSIDDAAPYSDTISINLCNVQKGTLVEALWEKGQYRPPWLWSIIEILQKAKAAHPDLPMMSDPVGAGSKRGPHNCKECSSDVADSLRTFSLTQNPADLSSRDCGCEELWKKVLEIEDFTYGTPILN; encoded by the coding sequence ATGTCTCTCAATAAAGCAGTGCTGGATATCCGGCAGCGGATCAAAGTAAGACCTTCACCTACAGACGAACCTGCGGCAAGCTGGACCGGAACAGACCTTGTAGACGGCGTTCAAACAAAAACCATCACCGTGATCTTCAAGAGCGCAGGCTGTCGCTGGGGAAAAGCCGGAGGCTGCACAATGTGCGGCTATGTCTATGACTGTGCAAGCGAGCCTCCAACCCTTGAAGACTATAAGTCACAGCTTGCAAAAGCATTGAGGAAAGCTGAAAAGTTTTCTGAATTCATGGTCAAGATCTTCACCTCAGGCAGTTTTCTGGACGAACAGGAAGTCCCGCCTGAAGCCAGAGATGCGATCCTTAAAACCCTTCAAGAAGACTCCAGAGTCATCAAAGTACTCGTGGAAACGCGCCCTAACTTTGTAACCGAGGAGAACATACAGGCCTGCCTGAGCATCCTGAAAAACAAACCCTTCGAATTAGCATTCGGGCTTGAGACAAGTTCGGACAAAATCCGAAAGGACTCAATCAATAAGGGCTTCACATTCCAGGACTTTGTCCGCGCAGCACAAACCGCAAAAACTTATGGCGTAACCGTAAAATCCTACCTTATGCTCAAGCCTCTCTTCCTCTCGGAAAAACAGGCAATGGAAGATATCCTCCGCTCCATAGACGATGCTGCCCCATATTCGGACACCATATCAATCAACCTTTGCAATGTACAGAAAGGCACACTTGTCGAAGCTCTCTGGGAAAAAGGACAGTACCGCCCTCCCTGGCTGTGGAGCATAATTGAAATTCTGCAGAAAGCAAAAGCTGCCCATCCTGACCTCCCCATGATGTCCGACCCTGTCGGTGCAGGTTCGAAACGTGGCCCCCATAACTGTAAAGAATGCAGCTCGGATGTTGCCGACTCTCTCCGCACCTTCTCACTTACCCAGAACCCTGCAGACCTGAGCAGCAGAGACTGTGGCTGTGAAGAACTGTGGAAAAAAGTTCTGGAGATAGAAGACTTCACCTATGGCACGCCCATTTTAAACTGA
- the guaA gene encoding glutamine-hydrolyzing GMP synthase — MVKPEKFIPKAIEKISKEIKDGKAIIALSGGVDSSVCAELAYRAIGDRLQPIYIDTGLMRKGETERIRHIFSHMNLDVVYAKDRFLAALAGVTDPEEKRKAIGETFIRVFEEEARKLAADYLIQGTIYPDRIESEGGIKSHHNVGGLPSVMDFKKIVEPIEDLYKDEVREVAWALQLPDEICERMPFPGPGLAVRVLGEVTEEKLEVAREANFIVEEELLERFCPWQTFAAVLGKGTGVKGDVRAYGWIVAIRAVGSRDGMTAEALELPWEVLKHLESRITSEIPKVARVVYDITPKPPATIEFE; from the coding sequence ATGGTAAAACCCGAAAAATTCATTCCGAAAGCAATTGAGAAAATAAGCAAGGAAATAAAGGACGGTAAGGCAATTATTGCACTCTCCGGCGGCGTGGACAGTTCTGTCTGTGCTGAGCTGGCTTACAGGGCAATTGGGGACCGGCTGCAGCCTATCTATATCGACACGGGGCTCATGAGAAAAGGGGAGACCGAAAGAATAAGGCACATCTTCTCTCACATGAACCTGGATGTTGTTTATGCAAAGGACAGGTTCCTTGCAGCCCTGGCTGGAGTTACTGACCCGGAAGAAAAAAGAAAGGCAATAGGTGAGACTTTTATCCGGGTGTTTGAGGAAGAGGCAAGGAAACTGGCAGCTGACTACCTGATCCAGGGCACAATTTACCCTGACAGGATAGAGTCCGAAGGCGGCATCAAGTCTCACCACAACGTGGGAGGGCTCCCAAGCGTAATGGACTTTAAGAAAATCGTTGAGCCTATTGAAGACCTCTACAAAGACGAGGTAAGAGAAGTTGCCTGGGCTCTCCAGCTGCCTGACGAGATCTGCGAAAGGATGCCTTTCCCGGGTCCGGGGCTTGCTGTAAGAGTTCTCGGTGAGGTCACGGAAGAAAAGCTTGAGGTAGCAAGAGAAGCTAATTTCATAGTAGAAGAGGAGCTTCTTGAAAGGTTCTGCCCCTGGCAGACTTTTGCTGCCGTACTCGGCAAAGGCACTGGGGTGAAAGGAGACGTCAGGGCTTACGGCTGGATCGTGGCTATAAGGGCTGTAGGGTCAAGAGACGGAATGACTGCGGAAGCTCTCGAACTCCCCTGGGAAGTGCTTAAACACCTTGAATCAAGGATCACTTCAGAGATCCCGAAAGTTGCCAGGGTAGTTTATGATATTACTCCCAAGCCGCCTGCAACAATTGAGTTTGAATAA
- the recQ gene encoding DNA helicase RecQ, producing the protein MSSRMHSVLRQYFGYTAFRPLQEEIIRDVLDRKDVFVLMPTGGGKSICYQLPSLLLDGVTVVVSPLISLMKDQVDGLEANGIAAACMNSTQSPRENRDVKNAFLENRLKVLYIAPERLMMPGTFAFLKKGKVSLFAIDEAHCISEWGHDFRPEYRKLKLLRDPKNGFPDVPVIALTATATERVKKDIVSQLGLNIDPEKGPYVASFNRSNLYYEVRPKKDTFSEITDYLLRHRGEAGIIYCQSRNNVETLTRKLNLAGFRALPYHAGLSDSERSRNQEMFIRDDVDIIVATIAFGMGINKSNVRFVIHYDLPRNLESYYQETGRGGRDGSPCECILFFSRGDRFKIEYFIAQKTNEKEKDISLVQLRQMVAYCEGNKCRRQTLMEYFGEELSTPCGNCDTCLRPKNTFDGTEAARKLISCIQDLNQRFGTNYVIDVLTGSKNKKIRQNRHEKLKSHGSGREFTKEQWRSLASEILNTGLLEVHGAQYPVLKLNAMSRKILNGLEKVELVCPDGFIPGAEESFTLPAPAGKIQEKSENDKQIPAREDSVAPPLKIPKSGTFPKSGTEHDPILFERLKALRKKIALNKNLPPYIIFSDTSLKEMAAKFPLTSDEFHSITGVGDHKLRKYGDEFLKEIGDYCRDYGLTPSGKVNLSGDCFTDLEKEKGDLKSPLYETSVSGLEIEAQGNDISSSEAGKEKSLETPFSYAPPKKSSETRRSPVKRVKYLDMSIQDWSETDSSKPDSPDSSFLEIGSFEKDTFEIENSEINSTDMDIFENSSLEKTYALYEKGLDIGEIAEIEGLSIKNVYRQFEKLVLAGKVRKIERLVPSERQEQVKSLMEELEIEIDALIRAKMGEGCQEEELNLIRALLMSKILYPI; encoded by the coding sequence ATGTCTTCTAGAATGCATTCTGTTCTCCGCCAGTACTTCGGATATACTGCTTTCAGACCCCTTCAGGAAGAAATTATCAGAGATGTTCTGGACCGGAAAGACGTGTTTGTGCTGATGCCCACAGGAGGAGGCAAATCCATATGCTACCAGTTGCCTTCCCTGCTTCTGGACGGAGTTACTGTTGTAGTTTCTCCCCTGATTTCCCTTATGAAAGACCAGGTGGACGGGCTTGAAGCAAACGGGATTGCTGCGGCCTGCATGAACAGCACCCAGAGCCCCAGAGAAAACCGGGATGTTAAAAACGCTTTTCTGGAAAACAGATTGAAGGTACTCTATATTGCTCCAGAGAGGCTTATGATGCCCGGGACTTTCGCTTTTCTGAAGAAAGGCAAGGTAAGTCTTTTTGCAATTGATGAGGCTCACTGTATTTCGGAATGGGGACATGACTTCCGGCCCGAGTACAGAAAATTGAAACTCTTGAGGGACCCAAAGAACGGTTTTCCTGATGTGCCTGTTATTGCACTTACGGCTACAGCTACCGAGAGGGTCAAAAAAGATATAGTGTCCCAGCTCGGGCTTAATATCGATCCGGAAAAAGGTCCTTACGTTGCCAGCTTTAACCGGAGCAACCTTTACTACGAGGTCAGGCCAAAGAAAGACACCTTTTCAGAGATAACCGACTATCTACTCAGACACAGGGGAGAAGCCGGAATTATTTACTGCCAGAGCCGGAACAATGTAGAAACCCTTACAAGAAAACTGAACCTTGCCGGGTTCAGGGCTCTCCCCTATCATGCCGGGCTTTCGGATTCTGAGCGTTCCCGGAACCAAGAAATGTTCATAAGAGACGATGTGGACATAATAGTGGCTACTATTGCCTTCGGGATGGGTATCAATAAGTCCAATGTCAGGTTTGTAATTCATTACGATCTTCCGAGAAACCTTGAAAGTTATTACCAGGAAACGGGGCGTGGGGGCAGGGACGGCAGCCCATGCGAGTGTATCCTTTTCTTTAGCAGAGGAGACCGCTTTAAAATAGAATACTTCATAGCTCAGAAAACAAACGAGAAAGAAAAGGATATTTCCCTTGTACAGTTAAGGCAGATGGTAGCTTATTGCGAAGGTAATAAATGCAGGCGGCAGACTCTAATGGAATATTTCGGTGAAGAACTTTCAACACCATGCGGCAATTGCGATACCTGCCTCAGGCCTAAAAATACTTTTGATGGAACTGAAGCTGCCAGAAAACTGATTTCCTGTATCCAGGACTTGAACCAGCGTTTTGGTACGAATTACGTTATTGATGTTCTCACGGGCTCAAAAAATAAAAAGATCAGGCAGAACCGCCATGAAAAGCTGAAATCCCACGGCAGCGGCAGGGAATTTACAAAGGAGCAATGGAGGTCGCTTGCTTCCGAAATTCTGAATACCGGGCTTCTGGAAGTCCACGGAGCTCAATACCCTGTCCTGAAACTTAACGCTATGAGCAGGAAAATTTTGAACGGTTTGGAAAAAGTTGAACTTGTCTGTCCTGACGGTTTTATACCCGGAGCTGAAGAGAGTTTCACGCTTCCAGCACCTGCAGGCAAAATTCAGGAAAAAAGTGAGAACGATAAACAAATTCCCGCCCGGGAGGATTCAGTTGCTCCTCCTCTTAAAATACCGAAGTCCGGAACATTTCCAAAATCTGGAACAGAGCATGACCCTATTCTTTTTGAGAGATTAAAAGCCCTCAGAAAGAAGATCGCTTTAAACAAAAACCTCCCTCCTTATATTATATTTTCTGACACAAGCCTCAAAGAGATGGCTGCAAAGTTCCCTCTTACTTCTGATGAGTTTCATTCAATTACAGGAGTAGGAGACCATAAGCTCCGGAAATATGGGGATGAATTTCTTAAAGAGATCGGTGATTACTGTAGAGACTATGGCCTGACACCTTCAGGGAAAGTTAACCTTTCCGGAGACTGCTTTACTGATCTCGAAAAAGAGAAGGGAGATTTAAAGAGCCCATTATATGAAACATCAGTTTCAGGGCTCGAAATTGAAGCCCAGGGAAATGATATTTCCTCTTCTGAAGCCGGTAAAGAGAAAAGTTTAGAAACTCCATTCTCCTATGCCCCTCCCAAAAAATCTTCCGAAACACGCAGATCACCAGTAAAAAGAGTAAAGTATCTGGATATGAGCATTCAGGACTGGTCTGAAACAGACTCTTCTAAACCTGATTCTCCTGATTCAAGTTTTCTTGAAATAGGTTCTTTTGAAAAGGATACTTTCGAGATTGAGAACTCTGAAATCAATTCTACTGACATGGATATTTTTGAAAATTCGTCTCTTGAAAAGACTTATGCTCTTTATGAAAAAGGTCTTGATATCGGAGAAATTGCAGAAATTGAAGGGTTAAGTATAAAAAACGTTTACAGGCAATTTGAAAAATTGGTGCTTGCCGGTAAGGTCAGAAAAATTGAAAGGCTTGTGCCTTCTGAAAGGCAGGAGCAGGTCAAGTCATTAATGGAAGAGCTGGAAATTGAAATCGATGCCCTGATAAGGGCGAAAATGGGTGAAGGCTGCCAGGAAGAGGAACTGAATCTCATAAGAGCTCTTCTTATGTCAAAAATTCTTTATCCAATCTGA
- the hxlA gene encoding 3-hexulose-6-phosphate synthase, with protein sequence MEIAKEAVAGGADWIEIGTPLIKSEGMNAIRTMRKAFPDRTILADMKTVDTGAMEVEMAAKAGADVAIVLGSADDSTILDALRSAHKYGVRLMADLISAPDPVKRAVELEALGVDYINVHVGIDQQMIGKDPVSILMEISEKVGVQLAVAGGLDSESAAQAVRAGARIVIVGGNITRSDNVTEAAKKIRKSVDSPESVDIRDRGTVDQEIREIFKEVSTSNISDAMHRKGAMKGIHPLVRGKMVGPAVTVQCFPGDWAKTVEAIDLAKPGDVIVIYNESKDIACWGGLATLSSLNKGIAGVVIEGAVRDIDEVENLGLPIYTSNTVPNAGDPKGFGEINAEITCGSQAVKPGDYIIGDESGVVVVPKERAYELARRAKEVNKEEKRLFDEIRRGGTLSEILKLKKWEKI encoded by the coding sequence GTGGAGATTGCAAAGGAAGCAGTCGCAGGAGGAGCGGACTGGATAGAAATAGGAACCCCCCTGATCAAGAGCGAGGGCATGAATGCAATCCGCACCATGAGAAAAGCTTTTCCGGACAGGACAATTCTAGCTGACATGAAGACTGTGGACACAGGAGCCATGGAGGTGGAGATGGCGGCAAAAGCCGGTGCAGATGTGGCTATTGTTCTCGGTAGTGCTGATGATTCCACAATCCTTGATGCACTCCGATCAGCCCACAAATATGGAGTCAGGCTGATGGCAGACCTGATCTCGGCTCCTGATCCTGTAAAAAGAGCAGTTGAACTCGAAGCTCTTGGGGTGGACTATATTAACGTTCACGTAGGCATAGACCAGCAAATGATTGGAAAGGACCCGGTATCCATTTTAATGGAAATTTCAGAAAAAGTGGGTGTGCAGCTTGCAGTAGCCGGAGGTCTTGATTCCGAAAGTGCAGCTCAGGCGGTCAGGGCAGGAGCCAGGATTGTAATAGTGGGAGGAAATATAACCCGTTCTGACAATGTAACCGAAGCCGCAAAAAAAATAAGAAAGAGTGTTGACTCTCCTGAGTCTGTAGATATCAGGGACAGGGGAACCGTAGACCAGGAGATAAGGGAGATCTTTAAGGAAGTCTCTACCTCGAATATATCGGACGCAATGCACAGAAAAGGAGCGATGAAAGGTATCCATCCCCTGGTAAGAGGGAAAATGGTAGGACCTGCGGTTACAGTTCAGTGTTTCCCGGGGGACTGGGCAAAGACAGTAGAAGCCATCGATCTCGCAAAACCTGGAGATGTAATAGTAATCTATAATGAAAGCAAGGATATTGCATGCTGGGGAGGGCTTGCAACCCTGAGCAGCCTGAACAAAGGAATTGCAGGCGTGGTAATTGAAGGGGCTGTAAGAGATATTGATGAAGTGGAGAACCTCGGGCTTCCGATTTATACAAGCAATACCGTGCCAAATGCCGGAGACCCAAAGGGATTTGGAGAAATCAACGCTGAAATCACCTGTGGAAGCCAGGCTGTAAAGCCAGGAGATTATATAATCGGTGACGAAAGCGGAGTTGTAGTCGTCCCTAAGGAACGCGCCTACGAACTGGCAAGAAGAGCAAAAGAAGTCAACAAAGAAGAAAAGAGGCTTTTCGATGAAATTCGGAGAGGTGGAACCCTTTCAGAGATTCTGAAACTCAAAAAGTGGGAAAAAATTTGA
- a CDS encoding DUF5788 family protein, whose translation MEKSLKPKENENLSQKYITDAERKQFLSALHCRLFWVGQYIPDYVEFKGKRHPLHNYVWELIQKEKLTEGEKSRINKCIDIISVKEKENEKKLEEKPLTEEEAKSLYHETAGLLRAITDLKEIESGEFKESTRRFQEKFNEQRVKDAKLWLEFLRNVSK comes from the coding sequence ATGGAAAAGAGCCTCAAACCAAAAGAGAATGAAAACTTGTCTCAAAAATATATCACGGACGCGGAACGTAAACAGTTTCTGTCTGCTCTACACTGCCGCCTCTTCTGGGTAGGACAATATATCCCGGATTATGTGGAGTTCAAGGGAAAGAGGCACCCGCTCCATAACTATGTGTGGGAACTGATTCAGAAAGAGAAGCTTACTGAAGGCGAAAAGTCCCGGATAAACAAATGCATCGATATTATTTCAGTGAAAGAGAAAGAGAATGAAAAGAAATTGGAAGAGAAACCTCTCACAGAGGAAGAGGCAAAATCCCTGTATCATGAGACTGCAGGTTTGTTGCGCGCAATAACAGACCTTAAAGAAATTGAAAGTGGTGAATTTAAAGAGAGCACAAGACGTTTTCAGGAAAAGTTTAATGAACAGAGAGTTAAGGATGCCAAGCTCTGGCTTGAATTCCTCAGAAATGTATCAAAGTAA